The uncultured Paludibaculum sp. sequence CCGCGGACGAGGATTCCTGGGCCATAGGCGCCGTGGGTGAAGTGGAACAGCCCCTCCCAGGTGCCCAACCAGAGCCCCCCATGACCGTCCTCGGCCAGGGAACGGATGCCCATGTCGATGGCCGGCACGGGCGTGGGCATGGCACGAAAGCGGCCGTCGCGCCATTGATAGAGTCCGCTGCGCCAGGTGCCCATCCAGAGACCACCGCCGCCGGCCGCGATGACGGTGGAGGCAAAGTTGCCCTGGAGTCCTTCGGGGACGCCGAAGGGCTCGATGAGGGGGTCCTTCCAACGGCTGAGTCCGCCGCTGCGGGAGCCGATCCAGAGGTTGCCGTCGCGGTCCTCGAAGAGGGTGCGGATGAAGTCGTCGGGCAGCCCATCGCGGGTGGACCAGTTCTCGGCGCCGTTCGGAGTGACACGAAAGAGCCCCTGACCCCAGGTGGCGGCCCAGAGCATGCCGTCGGAGTCGCGAAGGATCTTGACTACGGGCCCGCTAACACCCGGTTGGCGTTCGAGAGTCACGTGCCCAGGGGACTCCTTCACGCGGAAGAGACCGAGGGAGGTGCCGGCCCAAATGGCGCCGTCGGGCTCCGCCATGACGCTGAGCAGGGAGCCGTGGGCCGCGCCGTCCTTCACAGCGAGGCGGGCGTGGCCGGCCTCGTAGAGATGGAGACCGCCACCGGCCGCAATCCACACGCGGCGTTTCGAATCCTCGGCAAAGATGTGCCAGGCGTTGCCGGCGGAAGAGCCGATGCCGACCGCGGCAGCTGTCTCACTCTGCAGGCGAAAGACACCGTTGGCATTGATCCAGAGCGCTCCACTGGAGTCCTGGAAGAGGCCCATCAGGCTGGACTGGCCGTGAAACACGTGGCGCAGGGCACGACCGCGCAGAGTGTAGAGGTCGCGGTAGTAAGTGCTGATCCAATAGCTACCGTCCGGGCCGGGCGAGAGGGCGCTGATCCAATCGCGGGCGATACGGCCGGCCCCGGCCAGGGGCGTAAAGCGGACACCGTCGAAGCGCGCAAGACCCTCGCCCGTGCCCACCAGCAGGTAGCCATCGGGCGAGTAGTGGATGGCGTTGACATAGTTGTGGGGCAGGCCATCTTCGATCTGCCAGACCTGCTTGTGGTACTGGGAGAGTCGCAGGCTGGGGTCGAGGCCGAAGCAAGGGAGAGTGAACACCAGAAGGAGAAGGGGCCTCATGAGGCGTGCTCAGCTCCGGGCAAGGTGACGAGAAAGCGGGCACCACGTCCCTCGGCGACAGGACTTTCGACGCGGACCTCGCCGTGGAGATGATGGGCCGCCTTGCGGACGATGGAGAGGCCGAGGCCGGTGCCCTTGGCGCGGGTCGTGAAGAAGGGCTCGAAGATGCGCTCGTGCATTTCGGGGGGGACGCCGGGGCCGCAGTCGGTGACCGTCAGCAGCAACTCGGAGTCCTCACGCCGCAGTCCCACGACGACCGTGCCGCCGGGGGGCGAAGATTGGAGCGCGTTGAGGACAAGGTTCAAGAGGATCTGCGAGAGCAGGTCGGAGTTGCTCTTCAGGAGGCGGCAGCCGGGTTCCACTTGCGCCAAGAGGTGGACATTCATGCCGGCGGCCTGGCGCTGGAGCCCGCTGAGGGTGGTCATGACCAGGGCGGAGACATCGACGGCGGCTTCCATGGCTTCGATGGGTTTGGAGTAGCCGAGGAGCTGCTTGACGGAGGAGGCGAGGCGGTCGGTTTCGGAGAGGATGTAGCGGAGGTCACGCTCATACGGCCCCTGCAGACCTTCGTCCTGGAGCATGACTTGTGTGATGGACTTGATGGCGCTGAGCGGATTGCGGATTTCGTGGGCCACGGCGGCGGCCACTTTGCCGAGGCTGGCGAGGTGCTCCTGACGGAGGAGCTCGCGCTCGAGACCGAGCTTGTCGTCCAGTAGCCGAAGGGTGCTGAGGGAGTGTGCGATCTCGTGAGAGAGCGAGACGAGGAGAGGCTCGTCGTCGTCCAGGCGGCGGCGCGGCGTGGCATCGACGAGAAGCCAACCCCAGGCCCGGCCTTCCGACTCAAGGGGCCAGCGGTGGGTGAAGTGGGCGGGGCCAGGGTCGTCCGACTGCACGATGCGGACGGATTTCAGCTTGAGATGAGATTGCACGCGTTGTTCAAAGTAGCGGGCACGCTGGTCCCAATCGAAGAGGCCGGAAGCGTCGCGGGCGACCTCGCGGATCCATTCACGGCGGCTGGCGGCACGGCGGTTCTCGTAGGCGAGGACGGAGTTGTAGAGCGGGACGAAGACGATGAAGCCGGCGAGCAGGAGAATGGAACGCACGCCTTCCGGGAGGGCGCCGAAGCGGGACTCGATCAGGGTGGAAGCCAGGGGGACGGCAAGGAAGTAGACGGCAGCGGCTCCACCCAGAACGGCGGCGAGCAGGGCGCTGCGAGGTAGCAGGAGCCCGAAGATCTGGTCGCGATAGAGGCAGGCGATGATGAGCAGCGGGACGGGCAGGGTGGCGAGTACGGTTTGCAGACTGCCCAGCGGCCAGACGCCGGAGGCGATGCCGGAGACCGCGCCGGCGGCGAGGAGGGCCCAGAAAAAGAAGATCTCGCGCTGGGCCCAGGCAAACCAGGCGACGGCGAGACCGGCAGGCCAGGCGGCCCATCCGCCGGCATGGGCGAGCCAGGTGATGGCGGCTATAAGGGTGGAATCGCCTTGGCCGGTGGTGAGGCGGAGGTAGAAGACGGCGAGCCAGCCGAGGTACCAGAGTCCGGAGCAGGCGACAAGGGCCAGCAGCACGCGAGCGGCCGCGGCGCCACGGCCCTGGGAGCTGAGGACG is a genomic window containing:
- a CDS encoding ATP-binding protein, translating into MVTSLIHALALVFGTALYVYLFAVLSSQGRGAAAARVLLALVACSGLWYLGWLAVFYLRLTTGQGDSTLIAAITWLAHAGGWAAWPAGLAVAWFAWAQREIFFFWALLAAGAVSGIASGVWPLGSLQTVLATLPVPLLIIACLYRDQIFGLLLPRSALLAAVLGGAAAVYFLAVPLASTLIESRFGALPEGVRSILLLAGFIVFVPLYNSVLAYENRRAASRREWIREVARDASGLFDWDQRARYFEQRVQSHLKLKSVRIVQSDDPGPAHFTHRWPLESEGRAWGWLLVDATPRRRLDDDEPLLVSLSHEIAHSLSTLRLLDDKLGLERELLRQEHLASLGKVAAAVAHEIRNPLSAIKSITQVMLQDEGLQGPYERDLRYILSETDRLASSVKQLLGYSKPIEAMEAAVDVSALVMTTLSGLQRQAAGMNVHLLAQVEPGCRLLKSNSDLLSQILLNLVLNALQSSPPGGTVVVGLRREDSELLLTVTDCGPGVPPEMHERIFEPFFTTRAKGTGLGLSIVRKAAHHLHGEVRVESPVAEGRGARFLVTLPGAEHAS